The following proteins are co-located in the Shouchella hunanensis genome:
- the secF gene encoding protein translocase subunit SecF has translation MRFSPEKWNVDLTKHRNKFFIGSGLTIVIGVILLVTMGLNLGVDFESGSNVEIQTNETLTEEQILADFEAIEIDNSYVPNVTLGGDQSQNATARFVDEFSQQEIAVIQSYFNETYGSSPNISTVSPLVGEELARNAIISVLIASVGIVLYIAVRFQFLYGVSAIIGLLHDAFIVIALFSLLQVEINVPFIAAILTVVGYSINDTIVTFDRMRENVNKEKDIESFQQLAQIVNKSLLQVVTRSINTVLTVMFAAVALFLFGGEAIRSFALALVIGLAAGTYSSMFLCAQMWLVWEWKRLVRLKNKPKKVEEDYV, from the coding sequence ATGAGGTTTAGTCCGGAAAAATGGAATGTTGATTTAACAAAGCATCGGAATAAATTTTTTATTGGTTCAGGATTAACTATTGTCATTGGCGTTATTCTTTTAGTTACAATGGGATTAAATTTAGGTGTTGATTTTGAAAGTGGTTCAAATGTTGAGATTCAAACAAATGAAACACTGACCGAAGAACAAATTTTGGCCGATTTTGAGGCAATTGAGATTGATAATTCATATGTGCCAAACGTCACTCTTGGTGGTGATCAAAGCCAAAATGCAACGGCTCGGTTCGTTGATGAATTTTCACAACAAGAGATTGCTGTCATTCAGTCCTATTTCAATGAAACATATGGAAGTTCACCAAATATAAGTACAGTATCACCACTTGTTGGAGAAGAGTTAGCGCGAAATGCCATTATTTCCGTTTTAATTGCTTCAGTTGGTATTGTGCTTTATATAGCAGTTCGATTTCAATTTCTTTATGGTGTTTCCGCTATTATCGGGCTGTTACATGATGCGTTTATCGTTATTGCGTTGTTCAGCTTATTACAAGTGGAGATTAATGTTCCGTTTATAGCGGCCATTTTAACAGTTGTCGGGTATTCTATTAACGACACCATCGTAACATTTGACCGAATGAGGGAAAATGTAAACAAAGAAAAAGACATTGAGAGCTTTCAACAGCTAGCGCAAATCGTTAACAAAAGTTTACTGCAAGTTGTAACGCGCTCCATTAATACAGTACTAACCGTTATGTTTGCAGCAGTTGCACTTTTTCTTTTTGGTGGAGAAGCCATTCGTTCATTCGCGTTAGCCCTTGTAATTGGACTAGCAGCGGGTACGTATTCTTCTATGTTCCTATGTGCACAAATGTGGCTCGTATGGGAATGGAAGCGATTGGTCAGACTAAAAAACAAACCGAAAAAAGTAGAAGAAGATTATGTATAA
- a CDS encoding LapA family protein — protein MKGQTYFIIGVIAAILIAVFSVLNVESVPVNLLFVQTDWPLILIILFSVLLGAIVAFALSGLKLHQQKLEIKRLKEQATTPLENESTETKSRLRKEKDHTKD, from the coding sequence ATGAAAGGGCAAACGTATTTTATCATCGGTGTGATCGCAGCTATATTAATTGCCGTCTTCTCAGTATTAAACGTGGAGAGTGTACCGGTTAACTTGCTTTTTGTGCAAACAGATTGGCCGCTCATCCTTATTATTCTTTTTTCCGTTTTACTCGGCGCTATTGTTGCTTTTGCCCTCTCCGGTCTTAAGCTGCATCAGCAGAAATTAGAGATTAAACGTTTAAAAGAACAAGCGACAACACCTTTAGAGAACGAATCTACTGAGACGAAAAGTCGTTTGCGCAAGGAAAAAGATCATACAAAAGACTAA
- the recJ gene encoding single-stranded-DNA-specific exonuclease RecJ: protein MLQPNARWRILEQDTTEVTNLVNELNLSQVAARLLVNRGFTNPETASEFLMKDEPAFLDPFLLKGMAEAVNRIQSAVEKNEQILVFGDYDADGVSSTAVLVTALKMIGAGCDYYIPNRFTEGYGPNNPALQWAKDEGYSLVITVDTGISAVTQADFAKEIGLDFIVTDHHEPPPTLPNSYTTINPKQPGCTYPFKELAGVGVAFKVAHGLLGRVPNELLDYAVIGTIADLVPLVGENRLLAKKGLRAFQTSDKTGIQALKDVCGMTAGEVEADHIGFAIGPRLNAAGRLDSAIPAVELLLAESREEADELATEIDRLNKERQKVVNDISKEAMDVVQEMDGIPEALVVAKEGWNAGVIGIVASRLVEKFYRPTIVLTIDPETGLAKGSARSIEGFDMFAELSKSRDILPHFGGHPMAAGMTLQSEHVDSLRERLIEQAKTGLAPEAFIPITTIDLTVAVDDVTIDVLKEIEELSPFGVENAKPKVLIDDVKLADIKRIGSDSSHLKFQFAGEEKTLDGIAFRKGDLFEHITPQASVSAVGTLSINEWNGRVKPQLIVDDLAVKQWQLFDWRSLQLNRVGARLEDLPAEKSIVIAFQEKTFAACQERGIVVYRSSDPLPSFTNKYIVILDVPSHREELYCLFEEGSKPSRIYVVFSEEEESFFKTNPNRDQFKWYYAFLKKRQSFKIADLKKLEAHKGWSSETTSFMNQVFIDLGFIQMDDQYLTIVEAPAKKALSDSKTYQAKQEQTWLENELVYASYGQLRELFSERIGSNASQKKETIVHGL from the coding sequence ATGTTGCAACCAAACGCAAGGTGGCGCATTTTAGAGCAAGATACAACAGAAGTAACGAATTTAGTAAATGAATTAAATCTTTCCCAAGTTGCCGCGAGGCTTTTGGTTAATAGAGGTTTTACTAATCCAGAAACTGCAAGTGAATTTCTAATGAAAGATGAACCAGCGTTTCTTGATCCATTTTTATTAAAGGGAATGGCGGAAGCTGTTAATCGAATTCAATCTGCAGTCGAGAAAAATGAACAAATTCTTGTATTCGGAGATTATGATGCTGATGGTGTAAGCTCAACTGCTGTTCTCGTTACCGCTTTAAAAATGATTGGAGCGGGCTGTGACTACTATATCCCAAACCGCTTTACTGAGGGATACGGACCGAATAATCCAGCGCTTCAGTGGGCAAAAGATGAAGGCTACTCTCTTGTCATTACAGTAGATACAGGAATTTCTGCTGTAACACAAGCCGATTTTGCCAAAGAAATTGGGTTGGATTTTATTGTTACGGATCATCATGAACCACCGCCAACACTTCCAAATAGTTATACAACGATTAATCCGAAGCAACCTGGCTGCACGTATCCTTTTAAGGAATTAGCAGGTGTGGGTGTCGCATTTAAAGTGGCACATGGACTACTAGGGCGTGTTCCAAACGAGTTGCTCGACTATGCCGTTATTGGAACGATTGCTGATCTTGTTCCATTGGTCGGAGAGAATCGTTTGCTTGCTAAAAAGGGCCTTCGTGCATTTCAAACATCAGATAAAACAGGTATCCAAGCGTTAAAAGATGTATGTGGTATGACTGCTGGAGAAGTGGAAGCTGATCATATTGGCTTTGCCATTGGACCAAGGCTGAATGCTGCTGGTCGATTGGATTCAGCCATTCCGGCTGTTGAACTGCTACTTGCTGAAAGTCGAGAAGAAGCGGATGAATTAGCTACGGAAATAGATCGCTTAAATAAGGAACGCCAAAAAGTTGTAAACGACATATCGAAAGAAGCAATGGATGTTGTTCAGGAGATGGATGGAATTCCAGAAGCCCTTGTTGTTGCAAAAGAAGGCTGGAATGCAGGGGTAATCGGAATTGTTGCATCTCGACTAGTCGAGAAATTTTATCGTCCAACCATTGTACTAACAATTGATCCAGAGACGGGCTTAGCTAAGGGATCTGCTCGAAGCATTGAGGGTTTTGACATGTTTGCAGAATTATCAAAAAGTCGAGATATCCTTCCTCACTTTGGTGGGCATCCAATGGCTGCAGGGATGACGTTACAAAGCGAACATGTTGATAGCTTACGTGAACGACTCATCGAGCAGGCAAAAACAGGTCTAGCGCCAGAAGCGTTTATACCAATAACCACCATTGATTTAACGGTAGCTGTTGATGATGTCACCATTGATGTGCTAAAAGAAATAGAAGAGCTATCTCCTTTCGGTGTAGAGAATGCAAAGCCAAAAGTGTTAATTGATGATGTGAAGCTTGCAGATATTAAACGAATTGGTAGTGATTCGAGTCATTTGAAATTTCAGTTTGCAGGAGAAGAGAAGACGCTGGATGGAATTGCGTTTCGTAAAGGTGATTTATTTGAACATATTACGCCACAAGCAAGCGTGTCTGCAGTTGGGACGCTGTCAATTAATGAGTGGAACGGTCGAGTGAAGCCACAGCTAATAGTGGATGACCTTGCTGTGAAACAATGGCAGCTCTTTGATTGGCGAAGCTTACAATTGAATCGAGTAGGAGCACGATTAGAAGATTTACCTGCTGAAAAGTCAATTGTTATTGCTTTCCAAGAAAAAACCTTTGCAGCATGTCAAGAGCGAGGCATTGTAGTCTATCGCTCAAGTGATCCTTTACCTTCTTTTACAAATAAATATATTGTCATACTGGATGTTCCGTCACATCGGGAAGAGCTTTATTGCCTATTTGAAGAGGGTAGTAAGCCTAGTCGAATCTATGTTGTTTTTTCCGAAGAAGAAGAATCGTTTTTTAAAACGAATCCAAATCGAGATCAATTCAAATGGTATTACGCATTTCTAAAGAAACGACAGTCATTTAAGATAGCTGATCTTAAAAAGCTTGAGGCGCATAAAGGATGGTCCTCTGAAACCACTTCATTTATGAACCAAGTATTTATTGATTTAGGCTTTATTCAAATGGATGATCAGTATTTGACTATTGTTGAAGCACCAGCAAAAAAAGCCTTAAGTGATTCAAAAACGTATCAAGCAAAACAAGAACAAACGTGGCTCGAAAATGAACTCGTTTATGCTTCTTATGGGCAACTTAGAGAGTTATTTTCAGAACGAATAGGAAGCAATGCTTCACAGAAGAAGGAGACGATCGTACATGGATTATAA
- a CDS encoding adenine phosphoribosyltransferase → MDYKKHITIVEDWPQKGIRFKDITTLMQNGPAYKKAIMELTEYAKKQQADVIVGPEARGFVVGCPIATELELGFVPVRKKGKLPREVIECDYGLEYGKDCLTIHKDSIQPGQRVVITDDLLATGGTIEATTKLVEELGGEVVGLAFLIELAYIDGRKKLEQYDIFSLTTYE, encoded by the coding sequence ATGGATTATAAAAAACATATTACAATTGTTGAGGATTGGCCACAAAAAGGCATTCGGTTTAAAGACATCACCACGTTAATGCAAAACGGACCAGCTTATAAAAAGGCTATTATGGAGCTCACTGAGTATGCCAAAAAACAACAAGCTGATGTTATTGTTGGACCAGAAGCAAGAGGGTTCGTTGTTGGTTGTCCAATTGCAACAGAGCTAGAGCTTGGTTTTGTTCCAGTAAGAAAAAAAGGGAAACTACCAAGAGAGGTTATTGAGTGCGATTACGGTCTAGAATATGGAAAAGATTGTTTAACAATTCATAAAGATAGCATTCAACCTGGACAGCGTGTTGTGATCACAGACGACCTTCTTGCAACAGGCGGTACCATAGAAGCAACAACTAAACTTGTTGAAGAGCTTGGTGGAGAAGTTGTTGGCCTGGCATTCCTAATTGAACTTGCTTACATTGATGGACGTAAAAAGCTTGAGCAATATGATATTTTCTCACTTACAACGTACGAATAA
- a CDS encoding RelA/SpoT family protein, with product MTIDQVLEKASAYLQPDDVEFLTKAYTFAEEAHSGQYRKSGEPYILHPVQVAGIIVGLELDPNTIAAAFLHDVVEDTDATVEDLQQHFNKEVAMLVDGVTKLKKFKYKSKEEQQAENHRKMLMAMAKDIRVLLIKLADRLHNMRTLKFMPPHKQRVTSNETLEIFAPLAHRLGISTIKWELEDTALRYLDPQQYYRIVNLMKRKRAEREDYLSDVIDTINEQLEDVHVTAELSGRPKHIYSIYRKMVIQKKQFNEIYDLLAVRIIVKNIKDCYAVLGVIHTCWRPMPGRFKDYIAMPKANMYQSLHTTVVGPNGDPLEVQIRTEDMHRVAEYGVAAHWAYKEGKTLSSKRYSFEDKLSWLRDVIESQTDTNDAQEFMESMKMDLFSDMVFVFTPKGDVIELPRGSVPLDFAYRIHSEIGNRCIGAKVNSKMVPLDHELKTGDIVEVMTSKHSYGPSQDWLKLTKSSHAKNKIKQWFKKEKREENVAKGKELIEKEIKALDFDPKEILTQENLLEATTKFSFAGDEDMYAAIGYGGISPKQIVNRMTEKQRKAKEQEQDNQSLDEALHDIQSFTTKKKSNSIGVHVKGVDNLLIRLARCCTPVPGDDIVGYITKGRGVSIHRSDCPNVVSEEQSSSRLLDVEWEGNRHSSKSYNVDIEITAFDRNGFLNEVLHTMTETRTQINSVSGRSDHKHKIATVEMSISITDKQHLQKIVDRIKQLKDIYSVRRVTH from the coding sequence ATGACGATTGATCAGGTGCTCGAAAAAGCAAGCGCCTATTTGCAGCCAGATGATGTTGAATTCTTAACAAAAGCTTATACGTTCGCTGAAGAAGCACATAGTGGGCAGTATCGTAAGTCTGGCGAGCCCTACATCCTACATCCAGTTCAAGTGGCAGGTATTATTGTAGGGTTAGAGCTTGATCCGAATACGATTGCAGCGGCGTTTTTACATGACGTTGTTGAAGATACAGATGCAACAGTGGAAGATTTGCAACAACATTTTAATAAAGAAGTAGCCATGCTTGTTGATGGCGTGACGAAGCTAAAGAAGTTTAAGTACAAATCAAAAGAAGAGCAGCAAGCTGAAAATCACCGTAAAATGCTAATGGCGATGGCAAAAGATATTCGTGTGCTGCTTATTAAGCTTGCCGATCGTCTACACAATATGCGTACACTCAAATTTATGCCGCCACATAAACAACGAGTTACGTCTAACGAGACATTGGAAATTTTTGCTCCATTAGCCCATCGCTTAGGGATTTCTACTATTAAGTGGGAGCTGGAAGATACAGCTTTACGTTATTTAGATCCTCAGCAGTATTATCGGATTGTAAATCTGATGAAGCGTAAGCGGGCAGAGCGAGAGGATTACCTTTCTGATGTCATAGATACAATTAATGAACAGCTTGAAGATGTTCACGTGACAGCAGAACTATCTGGTCGACCTAAGCACATTTACAGCATTTATCGGAAAATGGTCATTCAAAAAAAACAATTTAACGAAATATATGATTTGCTAGCAGTTCGTATTATCGTCAAAAATATAAAAGACTGTTACGCAGTATTAGGCGTTATTCATACGTGCTGGCGTCCAATGCCAGGTCGATTCAAAGATTACATTGCGATGCCGAAAGCGAATATGTACCAATCGCTCCATACAACGGTTGTAGGACCGAACGGTGATCCTCTTGAAGTTCAAATTCGGACAGAGGATATGCACCGTGTTGCGGAATACGGTGTTGCGGCGCATTGGGCTTATAAAGAAGGAAAAACTTTATCAAGCAAACGGTATTCGTTTGAAGACAAGCTTAGCTGGCTGAGAGATGTGATTGAATCACAAACGGATACAAACGATGCACAGGAATTCATGGAATCCATGAAAATGGACCTCTTCTCTGACATGGTGTTTGTCTTCACGCCAAAAGGAGACGTTATTGAGCTCCCAAGAGGTTCAGTACCGCTTGATTTTGCGTATCGCATTCACAGTGAAATTGGAAACCGGTGTATCGGCGCAAAAGTAAATAGCAAAATGGTTCCCCTTGATCATGAGTTAAAAACAGGCGACATCGTTGAAGTGATGACGTCTAAACACTCATATGGACCTAGTCAAGATTGGTTAAAATTAACCAAATCGTCTCATGCGAAAAACAAAATCAAGCAATGGTTTAAGAAAGAAAAAAGAGAAGAAAACGTGGCAAAAGGAAAAGAATTAATTGAGAAAGAAATTAAAGCTCTTGATTTTGACCCGAAAGAAATTCTTACTCAAGAAAATTTACTTGAAGCAACGACGAAGTTCAGTTTTGCAGGCGATGAGGATATGTATGCGGCAATCGGCTATGGAGGCATTAGTCCAAAGCAAATTGTGAACCGAATGACGGAGAAGCAGCGTAAAGCAAAAGAACAAGAACAAGACAACCAATCATTAGATGAAGCGTTACATGATATTCAATCATTTACGACTAAGAAAAAATCGAATTCAATTGGCGTTCATGTAAAAGGCGTTGACAATTTGCTTATTCGCCTTGCTAGATGCTGTACGCCTGTACCTGGTGATGATATAGTCGGCTATATTACAAAAGGTCGAGGTGTTTCCATTCACCGATCGGATTGCCCGAATGTTGTGAGTGAAGAACAATCGAGTTCACGATTACTAGATGTTGAGTGGGAAGGGAATCGCCATTCGTCTAAATCGTACAATGTTGATATTGAAATTACGGCATTTGACCGAAATGGTTTCTTAAACGAAGTATTACACACAATGACAGAAACGCGTACACAAATTAATTCTGTTTCTGGACGATCAGATCATAAGCATAAAATTGCAACAGTTGAAATGAGTATTTCCATTACAGATAAGCAACATCTACAAAAGATTGTTGATCGAATTAAACAATTAAAAGATATTTATTCGGTTCGAAGAGTAACGCATTAA
- the dtd gene encoding D-aminoacyl-tRNA deacylase, which produces MRIVLQRVKHASVRVEEAVVGSIDHGLLLLVGVTHEDEEKDVRYCVDKIANLRIFSDNEGKMNLSVRDIGGAILSISQFTLYGETKKGRRPNFMAAAKPDHAQTIYEALNDQLRDVGLRVETGRFGEHMDVSLLNDGPVTIILESKETS; this is translated from the coding sequence ATGCGAATTGTTTTACAGCGCGTCAAACATGCCTCCGTAAGGGTGGAAGAAGCCGTGGTCGGCTCCATTGATCACGGTCTTCTTTTGCTTGTAGGCGTGACTCATGAAGATGAAGAAAAGGATGTTCGTTATTGTGTTGATAAGATCGCTAATTTAAGGATTTTTAGTGATAACGAAGGGAAAATGAATCTGTCTGTTCGGGATATAGGCGGTGCGATTTTATCAATATCCCAATTTACTTTATACGGGGAAACAAAAAAAGGTCGTCGTCCTAACTTTATGGCAGCGGCAAAGCCTGATCATGCTCAAACGATTTATGAGGCGCTTAATGATCAATTGCGCGACGTAGGCTTACGAGTAGAAACAGGCCGTTTTGGAGAGCATATGGATGTTAGCTTACTCAACGATGGGCCTGTGACAATTATTTTAGAAAGCAAAGAGACATCATAG
- a CDS encoding LacI family DNA-binding transcriptional regulator → MSTIKDVATKAGVSRSTVSRVLNNHPYVDEKKRKAVQDAIKELGYTPNSSAQRLRGTETKTIAVLVSRIVNPFFSAVVDAMDEVATMHSYRMILCNTRGRADQELHFLELLRTKQVDGVILASVVNEWETIYPYLQYGPIVLCNEYPRGLHGAPVITIDQKKAMTTITKHLLHKGYHSIAYCNVYDVNHLPEGVRSPLAEDRYEGFVQAMEMEGKVVHSSWRFSGHSVDDGRNILRTILGLTNRPDAIITGSDEIAAGIIAEAKIKNVRIPEDLAVVGFDNQPTATLLEPQLTTIHQPTFEMGKQTMEMLLALLANQVEQFEPVTFLEAPIQIRHST, encoded by the coding sequence ATGTCAACGATTAAAGACGTGGCGACAAAAGCAGGTGTATCCAGGTCAACTGTGTCAAGAGTGTTAAATAATCATCCTTATGTTGACGAAAAGAAGCGTAAAGCAGTCCAAGATGCAATTAAAGAACTGGGTTATACGCCTAATTCCTCTGCACAACGATTGCGAGGGACGGAGACAAAGACTATTGCCGTACTTGTTTCCCGCATTGTAAACCCGTTTTTTAGTGCCGTAGTAGATGCGATGGATGAAGTGGCAACGATGCACTCGTATCGAATGATTCTCTGTAACACACGGGGGAGAGCTGACCAAGAACTTCATTTTCTTGAACTACTTCGTACAAAGCAAGTGGATGGTGTTATCTTAGCTTCTGTTGTAAATGAATGGGAGACGATTTATCCGTATTTACAATATGGGCCCATTGTTTTATGTAATGAATATCCAAGAGGTTTACATGGGGCGCCAGTTATAACGATTGATCAAAAAAAGGCGATGACCACCATAACGAAACATTTGCTTCACAAAGGCTACCATTCAATTGCATACTGCAATGTGTATGACGTGAATCACTTACCAGAAGGGGTGCGCTCGCCTTTAGCAGAAGATCGGTATGAAGGGTTTGTTCAAGCGATGGAGATGGAAGGAAAAGTCGTTCATTCGAGCTGGCGATTTTCAGGTCATTCTGTTGATGATGGTCGAAACATTCTTCGCACAATATTGGGTTTAACAAACCGACCAGATGCCATCATTACCGGCAGTGATGAAATTGCTGCTGGGATTATCGCGGAAGCTAAAATAAAAAATGTGCGTATTCCAGAAGATCTAGCGGTTGTAGGCTTTGATAACCAGCCGACTGCGACATTGTTAGAACCGCAATTAACAACCATTCATCAGCCTACTTTTGAAATGGGAAAACAAACAATGGAAATGCTGTTGGCGTTACTAGCAAATCAAGTCGAACAATTTGAGCCTGTGACTTTTTTAGAGGCACCAATACAAATCCGACATTCAACATAA
- a CDS encoding ThuA domain-containing protein, translating into MTNVTIWNEYRHEQRSEKVASVYPEGIHGAIASFLNEEHTVKTATLDEEEHGLTEAVLNKTDVLIWWGHIAHNEVKDEIVTRVQKRVLEGMGLIILHSGHFSKIFKTLMGTSCDLKWREADEKERLWVVSPSHPIADGIDEYFELEKEEMYGEHFDIPNPDEIVFMSWFQGGEVFRSGCTFHRGNGKIFYFRPGHETFPTYKDKNVQTVIKNAVKWATPTKRAYPTYGNARPLEPVPGQSE; encoded by the coding sequence ATGACAAACGTTACAATTTGGAATGAATATCGTCATGAACAACGAAGTGAGAAGGTAGCGAGTGTGTATCCGGAAGGCATCCATGGAGCGATTGCATCGTTTTTAAACGAGGAGCATACCGTTAAAACAGCTACTTTAGATGAAGAAGAGCATGGACTAACGGAAGCGGTTTTGAATAAAACAGATGTCTTAATTTGGTGGGGACATATTGCACACAATGAAGTAAAAGATGAGATTGTAACCCGGGTTCAAAAACGAGTTTTAGAAGGAATGGGGTTAATTATTCTTCATTCAGGTCACTTCTCAAAGATTTTTAAAACATTAATGGGGACGAGCTGTGATTTAAAATGGCGTGAAGCAGATGAGAAAGAGAGGCTGTGGGTTGTGAGTCCAAGCCACCCGATTGCTGATGGCATTGATGAGTACTTTGAGTTAGAAAAAGAAGAAATGTATGGAGAGCACTTTGATATTCCTAATCCTGATGAAATCGTCTTTATGAGCTGGTTTCAAGGAGGAGAAGTTTTTAGAAGTGGCTGCACATTCCACCGAGGGAATGGGAAAATTTTCTATTTCAGACCGGGGCACGAAACGTTTCCAACATACAAAGATAAAAACGTGCAAACAGTGATTAAAAATGCAGTTAAATGGGCTACACCAACGAAAAGAGCCTATCCTACTTACGGAAATGCCCGGCCATTAGAACCTGTACCAGGGCAGTCGGAGTGA
- a CDS encoding Gfo/Idh/MocA family protein, with amino-acid sequence MKIGIIGVGGIATNRHIPALQTIEDVEVYGVYDVNQERATEVAASFAIPFIANSESELFAQVDAVVICTPNKFHHQSVIHALQAGKHVFCEKPMAITSAEAVEMDKVASETNNVLQIGYHYRFKKEALAAKKFIQAGEIGDPLVIRVEGMRRRKVPGWGVFINKDLQGGGCLMDYGCHLLDLALWLVDYPEIESVNGQTYELVSRHEDQVNEWGAYDATKIDVEDHATAYIAFKNGATMLFETSWAANVPSDKETISISGTTGGINVFPLAINKASSGMMSTMNADWIAGESNEGIAQARNFVHACLGREESLVKPYEAQQVTSIIEQIYDASKN; translated from the coding sequence ATGAAAATTGGGATTATAGGTGTAGGTGGGATTGCGACAAATCGTCACATTCCAGCTTTGCAGACAATAGAAGACGTTGAAGTTTATGGTGTTTATGATGTTAATCAAGAGAGAGCGACTGAAGTAGCAGCCTCATTTGCCATCCCATTTATTGCTAATTCAGAAAGCGAGCTTTTTGCTCAAGTCGATGCGGTGGTGATTTGTACTCCAAATAAATTTCATCATCAATCTGTTATTCATGCGCTTCAAGCTGGTAAACATGTCTTTTGTGAGAAACCTATGGCCATTACAAGTGCTGAAGCAGTTGAAATGGATAAAGTAGCAAGTGAAACAAACAATGTATTACAAATTGGCTACCACTATCGATTTAAAAAAGAAGCACTCGCTGCAAAGAAGTTTATTCAAGCCGGAGAGATTGGTGATCCTCTTGTCATACGAGTCGAGGGCATGAGGCGTCGAAAAGTGCCGGGCTGGGGCGTGTTTATTAATAAAGACCTTCAAGGCGGCGGTTGTTTAATGGATTATGGGTGTCACCTTTTAGATTTGGCGTTATGGCTCGTCGACTATCCAGAAATTGAAAGTGTAAATGGACAAACGTATGAGCTTGTCAGTCGACATGAAGATCAAGTAAATGAGTGGGGCGCTTATGACGCAACGAAAATTGATGTAGAGGATCACGCTACAGCATATATTGCATTTAAAAATGGTGCCACCATGCTATTCGAAACATCATGGGCAGCGAATGTACCTAGCGATAAAGAAACCATTAGTATCTCTGGAACTACAGGCGGGATTAATGTATTTCCTTTAGCAATTAATAAAGCGTCTTCAGGCATGATGTCGACGATGAACGCCGATTGGATTGCTGGAGAGAGCAATGAGGGAATCGCTCAAGCTCGTAATTTTGTTCATGCTTGTCTTGGGCGTGAAGAGTCACTTGTCAAACCGTATGAAGCACAGCAAGTTACGTCGATCATTGAACAAATTTATGATGCTAGTAAGAATTAG